In a single window of the Paenibacillus sp. MMS20-IR301 genome:
- a CDS encoding response regulator: protein MLTMLIVDDEKLFADSLTNEIEWASIGIGLVHTAYNSRQAKEIYERGQVDFMLCDIEMPQGSGLELLAWVREHYPRTESAFMTCHADFRYAQRAVQLGSFDYLLKPVAADELRDVARRAVEKINKDKETKQYSRFGEFWAKHQPLLAERFWLDIINHTIPSNPELIRKEAEARNIPFDTSLKLLPALISIQRYNKSFTSRDEKIIEYALINSGAELLGIQGSGLLFGLPERKLLALIPVEQDTLDIQEKLQTRGRIFMDTASSYFYCDISIYIGNEVLSHELTDMVSRLAEWDMNNVAGSNKVLLWRNKPYIQQAIALPDMNIWSVLLKEGHGDRVLTEAEKFLHNLSGADSVDADSLYRFHHNFLQMVYYVLKTNGIEAQLLFNDETSSALFQRAVRSLTDMNDWMKHTIAKAMDYAGTVQQSQPIMKDAENFILQQLESEDLTREAVASHVYLNPDYLDRLFKKEAGYSVTELIVSRRMLLARDLLAKTDLPVGAIASRTGYTNLAHFSRRFKQVVGMNPKDYRNKHKQ from the coding sequence ATGTTAACTATGCTGATTGTAGACGATGAAAAGCTGTTTGCAGATTCACTAACTAATGAAATAGAGTGGGCCTCCATAGGCATTGGCCTTGTCCATACGGCTTACAATTCCCGCCAGGCCAAAGAAATCTATGAGCGCGGGCAGGTGGATTTCATGCTGTGTGATATCGAAATGCCGCAGGGAAGCGGACTTGAGCTGCTGGCCTGGGTAAGGGAGCATTATCCGCGCACCGAATCTGCGTTCATGACCTGTCATGCCGATTTCAGATATGCGCAGCGGGCGGTACAGCTGGGAAGCTTCGATTATTTACTGAAACCGGTTGCTGCAGATGAATTGCGTGATGTCGCACGCAGGGCCGTTGAGAAGATCAACAAAGACAAGGAGACCAAGCAATACAGCCGGTTCGGGGAGTTCTGGGCCAAGCATCAGCCGCTGCTGGCGGAACGGTTCTGGCTGGATATTATTAACCATACAATTCCGTCTAATCCTGAACTGATCCGCAAGGAAGCAGAAGCACGCAACATTCCATTTGATACAAGCCTTAAGCTTCTGCCTGCCCTTATTTCCATCCAGCGCTATAACAAATCCTTTACCTCCCGTGATGAGAAAATTATTGAATATGCCCTGATTAACTCCGGCGCAGAGCTGCTGGGAATCCAGGGCAGCGGCCTGCTGTTCGGACTGCCGGAGCGTAAGCTGCTGGCACTGATTCCGGTGGAACAGGACACGCTTGACATTCAGGAGAAGCTGCAGACACGAGGACGGATTTTTATGGATACGGCGAGCTCCTATTTCTATTGCGATATCTCCATCTACATTGGCAATGAGGTTCTTAGTCACGAACTGACCGATATGGTGAGCCGGCTGGCAGAATGGGACATGAACAATGTAGCTGGCAGCAATAAAGTGCTGCTATGGAGAAATAAACCCTATATCCAGCAGGCTATTGCGCTGCCGGATATGAATATCTGGTCTGTTCTGCTGAAGGAGGGGCATGGGGACAGGGTGCTTACAGAGGCGGAGAAGTTCCTTCATAACCTGAGTGGAGCGGATTCGGTTGATGCAGACAGCCTATACCGGTTTCACCATAACTTTCTGCAGATGGTCTATTACGTACTGAAGACTAACGGAATTGAGGCCCAGCTGCTGTTCAACGATGAAACCTCATCTGCTCTATTCCAGCGTGCGGTCCGCTCCTTGACGGATATGAATGATTGGATGAAGCATACCATTGCCAAAGCAATGGATTATGCGGGAACGGTTCAGCAATCGCAGCCGATTATGAAAGACGCGGAGAACTTTATATTACAGCAGCTTGAATCGGAGGATTTGACCCGGGAGGCTGTTGCCAGCCATGTTTACCTGAACCCGGATTATCTGGACAGGCTCTTTAAGAAGGAAGCCGGCTATTCCGTCACGGAGCTTATTGTATCCAGGCGTATGCTGCTGGCCAGGGATCTGCTGGCGAAGACCGACCTGCCTGTTGGAGCTATTGCATCCCGCACAGGTTACACGAACCTGGCCCATTTCTCCCGGCGGTTCAAGCAGGTGGTGGGGATGAATCCCAAGGACTACCGGAACAAGCATAAGCAGTAG